From one Staphylococcus kloosii genomic stretch:
- the rnjB gene encoding ribonuclease J2 gives MSLIKKKNKNIRIIPLGGVGEIAKNMYIVEVDDEMFMLDAGLMFPEDEMLGVDIVIPDIQYVIENKHKLKGIFLSHGHEHAIGAVTYVLEQVDAPVYGSKLTIALVKENMRSRNIDKKVRYYTVNNESVMRFKGVNVTFFSTAHSIPDSLGVCIHTSYGSIVYTGEFKFDQSLQGHYAPDLKHMTEIGAEGVFALISDSTEAEKPGYNTPENVIESHMYDAFTKVKGRLIVSCYASNFIRIQQVLNVASKLNRKVSFLGRSLESSFSIARKMGYFDIPKDLLIPINEVENYPKNEVIIIATGMQGEPIEALSQMAQQKHKIMNIEEGDSVFLAITASANMEVIIGDTLNELVRAGADVLPNNKKIHASSHGCMEELKMMINIMKPEYFIPVNGEFKMQIAHAKLANEAGVQPEKIFLVEKGDVVNYDGEEMILNEKVNSGNVLIDGIGVGDVGNIVLRDRHLLAEDGIFIAVVTLDPKNRRIAAGPEIQSRGFVYVRESEELLNEAEEKVREIVEQGLMEKRIEWSEIKQNMRDQISKLLFESTKRRPMIIPVISEI, from the coding sequence TTGAGTTTAATTAAGAAAAAAAATAAAAATATTCGCATAATCCCCCTTGGTGGAGTCGGAGAAATTGCGAAAAATATGTATATCGTTGAAGTAGACGATGAAATGTTTATGTTAGATGCTGGTTTAATGTTCCCTGAGGATGAAATGCTAGGTGTCGACATCGTTATACCAGATATTCAATATGTTATAGAAAACAAACATAAACTAAAAGGAATCTTCTTGTCACATGGACATGAGCATGCAATTGGTGCGGTAACTTATGTGTTAGAACAAGTTGATGCGCCAGTATACGGTTCAAAACTAACGATTGCTTTAGTTAAAGAAAACATGAGATCACGTAATATAGATAAAAAAGTTAGATATTATACAGTTAATAATGAATCTGTTATGCGTTTTAAAGGTGTTAATGTAACATTCTTTAGTACAGCGCACAGTATTCCAGATAGTTTAGGCGTGTGTATCCATACTTCATATGGTTCAATCGTTTATACTGGCGAATTTAAATTCGATCAAAGTTTACAAGGTCATTATGCACCCGATTTAAAACATATGACTGAAATTGGTGCCGAAGGCGTTTTCGCACTAATTAGTGATTCTACAGAGGCAGAAAAACCCGGCTACAATACGCCTGAAAATGTTATAGAATCGCATATGTACGATGCGTTTACTAAAGTCAAAGGTCGTTTAATCGTTTCATGTTATGCCTCTAACTTTATCCGCATTCAACAAGTATTGAATGTCGCTAGCAAGTTAAATAGAAAAGTATCATTTTTAGGTAGATCTCTTGAAAGTTCTTTTAGTATTGCACGTAAAATGGGTTATTTTGATATACCAAAAGACTTACTCATTCCAATAAATGAAGTTGAAAACTATCCTAAAAACGAAGTTATTATTATTGCGACTGGTATGCAAGGTGAACCAATTGAAGCGTTGAGCCAAATGGCACAACAAAAACACAAAATTATGAATATTGAAGAAGGCGATTCAGTATTTTTAGCTATTACAGCATCTGCCAATATGGAAGTTATTATCGGCGATACGTTAAATGAACTTGTGAGAGCTGGTGCAGACGTCTTACCAAATAATAAAAAAATCCATGCATCAAGCCATGGTTGTATGGAAGAATTAAAAATGATGATTAACATTATGAAGCCAGAGTACTTCATACCTGTTAACGGCGAATTTAAAATGCAAATTGCGCATGCCAAATTAGCAAACGAAGCAGGCGTTCAACCTGAGAAAATCTTTTTAGTAGAAAAAGGTGACGTTGTTAATTATGACGGCGAAGAAATGATTTTAAATGAAAAAGTAAATTCAGGTAATGTGTTAATTGATGGTATTGGTGTTGGTGATGTCGGTAATATCGTCTTAAGAGATCGTCATTTGTTAGCAGAAGATGGCATATTTATTGCAGTAGTGACATTGGATCCTAAAAACAGACGCATTGCTGCTGGTCCTGAGATACAGTCACGTGGATTTGTATATGTGCGTGAAAGTGAAGAACTATTAAATGAAGCTGAAGAAAAAGTGCGCGAAATTGTAGAACAAGGACTCATGGAAAAAAGAATCGAATGGTCTGAAATCAAACAAAATATGCGCGACCAAATTAGTAAGCTGTTATTTGAAAGTACAAAACGTCGTCCAATGATCATTCCAGTGATTTCGGAAATCTAA
- the pnp gene encoding polyribonucleotide nucleotidyltransferase has translation MSQEKKVFKTEWANRSLTIETGQLAKQANGAALVRYGDTVVLSTAVASKEPRDVDFFPLMVNFEEKMYAAGKIPGGFKKREGRPSDDATLTARLIDRPIRPLFPKGYKHDVQIMNTVLSADPDCSPEMAAMIGSSVALSVSDIPFQGPIAGVNVGLVDGQFVINPTVEQREVSRLDLEVAGHRDAVNMVEAGASEITEQEMLEAIFFGHEEIQRLVDFQQQIIDHLQPEKQEFTPIEQDEQLVDKVTRLTEEQGLKKAVLTFDKQQRDDNLDALKDAVIEQFVDEEDPDNETLLKEIKGILNDLVKGEVRRLIAEEKIRPDGRKTDEIRPLDSEVGLLPRTHGSGLFTRGQTQALSVVTLGSLSEYQIIDGLGAEEEKRFMHHYNFPNFSVGETGPVRSPGRREIGHGALGERALQQIIPDIKDFPYTVRIVSEVLESNGSSSQASICGSTLALMDAGVPIKAPVAGIAMGLVTRDDSYTILTDIQGMEDALGDMDFKVAGTSEGITAIQMDIKIDGLTKEIIQEALEQAREGRMAILNHMLETIDVPRSDLSAYAPKVVTMNIKPDKIRDVIGPGGKKINEIIDETGVKLDIEQDGTIFIGAIDQDAINKAKSIIEDITREAEVGQTYDAKVKRIEKYGAFVELFPGKDALVHISQIANERINKVEDVLAIGDTLKVKVTEIDKQGRVNASHKVLESK, from the coding sequence ATGTCTCAAGAGAAAAAAGTTTTTAAAACTGAATGGGCAAACCGTTCATTAACAATCGAGACAGGACAATTAGCTAAGCAAGCTAATGGTGCTGCGCTTGTACGTTATGGAGACACGGTAGTACTTTCTACTGCTGTTGCTTCAAAAGAACCACGTGATGTGGATTTCTTCCCTTTAATGGTTAACTTTGAAGAAAAAATGTACGCAGCAGGTAAAATCCCAGGTGGTTTTAAAAAACGTGAAGGCCGTCCTAGCGATGATGCTACTTTAACAGCACGACTTATTGATAGACCAATTCGTCCATTGTTCCCAAAAGGTTATAAACATGATGTTCAAATTATGAATACTGTGCTTAGTGCCGATCCAGATTGTTCACCTGAAATGGCAGCTATGATTGGTTCATCAGTTGCATTAAGTGTTTCTGATATACCGTTCCAAGGACCAATTGCAGGTGTTAACGTTGGACTTGTAGACGGACAATTTGTAATTAATCCAACAGTAGAACAACGAGAAGTTTCTAGATTAGATTTAGAAGTTGCTGGTCATCGTGATGCTGTAAATATGGTAGAAGCTGGCGCAAGTGAAATTACTGAACAAGAAATGCTAGAAGCAATCTTTTTCGGACACGAGGAAATCCAACGTCTAGTCGACTTCCAACAACAAATTATTGATCATTTGCAACCTGAAAAACAAGAATTCACACCGATAGAACAAGATGAACAATTAGTAGACAAAGTAACGCGTTTAACGGAAGAACAAGGTTTGAAAAAAGCTGTGTTAACTTTTGATAAACAACAACGTGACGATAATTTAGATGCCTTAAAAGATGCCGTAATTGAACAATTTGTCGATGAAGAAGATCCTGACAATGAAACTTTACTTAAAGAAATTAAAGGTATATTAAATGACTTAGTTAAAGGTGAAGTAAGAAGATTAATCGCTGAAGAAAAAATCAGACCAGATGGTCGTAAAACTGATGAAATCAGACCGTTAGATTCTGAAGTTGGTTTATTACCTAGAACGCATGGTTCAGGTTTATTCACACGTGGACAAACACAAGCGTTATCTGTAGTCACGTTAGGTTCACTAAGCGAATATCAAATTATTGATGGTTTAGGTGCTGAAGAAGAAAAACGCTTTATGCATCACTATAATTTCCCTAACTTCTCTGTTGGTGAAACAGGACCGGTACGTTCTCCAGGACGAAGAGAAATCGGACATGGTGCGTTAGGTGAACGTGCGTTACAACAAATTATTCCTGATATTAAAGATTTCCCTTACACAGTTAGAATCGTAAGTGAAGTCCTTGAATCAAATGGTTCATCATCACAAGCATCAATCTGTGGTTCTACATTAGCATTGATGGACGCTGGTGTACCTATTAAAGCGCCAGTAGCTGGTATCGCTATGGGCTTAGTAACTAGAGATGATAGTTATACAATTTTAACTGATATTCAAGGTATGGAAGATGCTTTAGGAGATATGGACTTTAAAGTTGCCGGTACTTCAGAAGGCATTACAGCTATTCAAATGGACATCAAAATCGATGGTCTAACTAAAGAAATTATCCAAGAAGCATTAGAACAAGCACGTGAAGGTAGAATGGCTATCTTAAATCATATGCTTGAAACAATTGATGTACCTAGAAGCGACCTAAGTGCTTATGCACCTAAAGTTGTTACAATGAACATTAAACCAGACAAGATTAGAGACGTTATTGGACCTGGCGGTAAAAAAATCAATGAAATCATCGATGAAACTGGCGTGAAATTAGATATCGAACAAGATGGTACGATATTTATTGGTGCAATAGATCAAGATGCAATTAACAAAGCTAAATCAATTATTGAAGACATTACGCGTGAAGCGGAAGTCGGTCAAACTTATGATGCTAAAGTAAAACGTATCGAAAAATACGGTGCATTTGTTGAATTGTTCCCCGGTAAAGATGCATTAGTTCACATTTCACAAATTGCTAACGAACGTATTAACAAAGTAGAAGACGTACTTGCAATTGGTGATACACTTAAAGTTAAAGTAACTGAAATCGACAAACAAGGTCGTGTGAATGCATCTCACAAAGTGTTAGAAAGTAAATAA
- the rpsO gene encoding 30S ribosomal protein S15 — MAISQERKNELIKEYRTHEADTGSPEVQVAVLTAEITALNTHLRTHKKDHHSRRGLLKMVGRRRHLLNYLRGKDIQRYRELIKSLGIRR; from the coding sequence ATGGCAATTTCACAAGAACGCAAAAACGAACTTATTAAAGAATATCGTACGCATGAAGCAGACACTGGTTCACCAGAAGTTCAAGTAGCTGTATTAACTGCAGAAATCACTGCATTAAACACTCACTTACGTACACACAAAAAAGACCACCATTCACGTCGTGGTTTATTAAAAATGGTAGGTCGTCGTAGACACTTACTTAACTATTTACGTGGTAAAGATATCCAACGTTACCGTGAATTAATTAAATCATTAGGTATCCGTCGTTAA
- a CDS encoding bifunctional riboflavin kinase/FAD synthetase, whose amino-acid sequence MKVIEVTHPIQEDQFIKEPVAMAFGFFDGMHKGHAKVFDTLIQKAEESNLKKAVMTFDPHPSVVLNPERKRTDYLTPIEDKLDIIEQYGIDYCIVINFSSKFADVSSEDFVKDYILKNNVVKIIAGFDFTFGKFGKGNMMTLSELDECETTIVSKLEIESEKISTTEIRRALKEGDLTKANEELGYRYQIKGTVVQGEKRGRTIGFPTANVQPSGDYVLPKKGVYAVSMKIGAEEKIYRGVANVGVKPTFHDPSQAQVVIEVNLFDFKEDIYGERVVVYWHHFLRPEVKFDGIDPLVEQMHKDKEQAKYLLSVDFGDDVSYNI is encoded by the coding sequence ATGAAAGTTATAGAAGTTACACATCCAATTCAAGAAGATCAATTCATTAAAGAGCCTGTAGCTATGGCTTTTGGATTTTTTGACGGCATGCATAAAGGGCATGCTAAAGTATTTGATACTTTAATTCAAAAAGCTGAAGAAAGTAATTTAAAAAAAGCGGTTATGACATTTGACCCACATCCTTCAGTTGTCTTAAACCCTGAACGTAAAAGAACAGACTATTTAACGCCTATCGAAGATAAATTGGATATAATCGAGCAATATGGCATTGATTACTGTATTGTAATCAATTTTTCTTCGAAATTTGCCGATGTTAGTTCAGAAGACTTTGTGAAAGACTACATATTAAAAAATAATGTGGTGAAAATAATAGCTGGTTTTGACTTTACTTTTGGTAAATTTGGTAAAGGTAATATGATGACACTAAGCGAATTAGATGAATGTGAAACGACTATAGTGAGTAAATTAGAAATTGAATCAGAAAAAATTTCAACGACAGAAATTAGACGTGCTTTAAAAGAGGGCGATTTAACTAAAGCAAATGAAGAATTAGGTTATCGCTACCAAATTAAAGGTACAGTTGTACAAGGAGAAAAAAGAGGTAGAACAATCGGTTTTCCAACTGCCAATGTGCAACCAAGTGGCGATTATGTGCTGCCTAAAAAAGGCGTTTATGCTGTTAGTATGAAGATTGGTGCTGAAGAAAAAATTTACAGAGGCGTTGCTAATGTAGGCGTTAAACCTACATTCCACGATCCTTCACAAGCGCAGGTCGTAATTGAAGTGAATTTATTTGATTTTAAAGAAGATATCTACGGTGAGCGCGTAGTTGTTTATTGGCATCACTTTTTACGCCCAGAAGTTAAATTTGATGGTATCGATCCGTTAGTTGAACAAATGCATAAAGATAAAGAACAGGCTAAATATTTATTATCGGTTGATTTTGGCGATGATGTATCATATAATATCTAA
- the truB gene encoding tRNA pseudouridine(55) synthase TruB — protein sequence MYNGILPVYKDRGMTSHDVVFKLRKILGTKKIGHTGTLDPEVDGVLPICIGPATKVSDYIMDMGKTYHATVSLGSSTTTEDQTGDILESKQVDNNTLNSAEIDEVIATFQGTITQIPPMYSSVKVKGKKLYEYARNNETVERPVRQVNIYQIERNSDLVYENGHCQFDLIVKCGKGTYIRTLATDIGKALDLPAHMSKLTRTSSGGFNIDESLSLEEISQLHEQEALQEKLFAIEYGLKGLPSIKIDEDDMKNKILNGQKFAINDFNEPISGKIVMLDARTEKVLAIYEPHSTKTDEIKPKRVFN from the coding sequence ATGTATAATGGCATCTTACCAGTATATAAAGATAGAGGCATGACGAGTCACGACGTCGTGTTTAAATTAAGAAAAATATTAGGAACTAAAAAAATAGGACATACTGGCACATTAGACCCGGAAGTTGATGGCGTATTACCTATTTGTATTGGGCCAGCAACTAAAGTTAGTGACTACATAATGGATATGGGGAAAACCTACCATGCTACAGTATCTTTAGGTTCAAGCACGACCACAGAAGATCAAACGGGTGATATTTTAGAGTCGAAACAGGTAGACAATAATACATTAAATAGTGCTGAAATAGATGAAGTAATAGCAACTTTTCAAGGTACAATCACACAAATACCACCGATGTATTCTTCTGTAAAAGTAAAAGGTAAAAAGCTATATGAATATGCAAGAAACAACGAAACAGTTGAACGACCAGTAAGACAAGTTAATATTTACCAAATTGAAAGAAATAGTGATTTGGTTTATGAAAATGGTCATTGTCAATTCGATTTAATTGTTAAATGTGGTAAAGGCACTTACATAAGAACGTTAGCGACAGACATTGGTAAAGCGCTAGACTTGCCGGCACATATGTCTAAATTAACGCGTACAAGTAGTGGTGGATTTAATATCGATGAAAGTTTATCTTTAGAAGAAATCTCACAATTACATGAGCAAGAAGCATTACAGGAAAAATTATTTGCTATAGAATATGGATTGAAAGGTTTGCCTTCTATCAAAATTGATGAAGACGACATGAAGAACAAAATATTAAACGGACAAAAGTTCGCTATTAATGATTTTAATGAACCAATTTCTGGTAAAATAGTAATGTTAGATGCACGTACGGAAAAAGTATTAGCGATATATGAACCTCATTCAACTAAAACTGATGAAATTAAGCCTAAGCGGGTTTTTAACTAA
- the rbfA gene encoding 30S ribosome-binding factor RbfA has product MMNMRAERVGEQMKQEIMDIVNNKVKDPRIGFLTITDVELTNDLSIAKVYLTVLGEQKQIDDTFKGLEKAKGFIKTELASRMRLRIVPELNFEYDESIDYGNKIERMIQDLHKKD; this is encoded by the coding sequence ATGATGAACATGAGAGCAGAACGCGTAGGCGAACAAATGAAACAGGAAATCATGGATATTGTAAATAATAAAGTAAAAGATCCAAGAATTGGATTTTTAACAATAACAGATGTTGAACTTACAAACGATCTTTCAATTGCTAAAGTTTATTTAACTGTTTTAGGTGAACAAAAACAAATTGATGATACGTTTAAAGGATTAGAGAAAGCTAAAGGTTTTATTAAAACTGAATTAGCTTCACGTATGAGATTACGTATCGTACCAGAATTAAACTTTGAGTACGATGAATCAATCGATTATGGTAATAAGATTGAACGTATGATTCAAGACTTGCATAAAAAGGATTAA
- the infB gene encoding translation initiation factor IF-2, which produces MSKKRIYEYAKELNLKSKDVIDELKKMNVEVSNHMQALEDNQIVALDKIYKKDNNQKDNGQAQQSKEQGQKQDNKKQQSSQKPAQGNKKDAKNNKKQNNKKQNNKNNKKHNKQNNKEQQATKETPSKITYQDGITVGELADKLNVESSDVIKKLFLLGIMANINQSLDDETLEVIVDEYGVELEKEEVVDEEDLAIYFEDATDDEDAIERPAVVTIMGHVDHGKTTLLDSIRHTKVTAGEAGGITQHIGAYQIENEGKTITFLDTPGHAAFTTMRARGAQVTDITILVVAADDGVMPQTIEAINHAKEANVPTIVAVNKIDKPTSNPDRVMQELTEYGLIPEDWGGDTIFVPLSALSGDGIDNLLEMIVLVSEVQELKANPNNRAVGTVIEAELDKSRGPSASLLVQNGTLNVGDSLVVGNTYGRIRAMVNDLGQRIKTAGPSTPVEITGINDVPQAGDRFVVFSDEKQARRIGEARHEENILQQRQESKNVSLDNLFEQMKQGEMKDLNVIIKGDVQGSVEALAASLMKIDVEGVNVRIIHTAVGAINESDVTLANASNGIIIGFNVRPDSGAKRAAEAENVDMRLHRVIYNVIEEIESAMKGLLDPEFEEQVIGQAEVRQTFKVSKVGTIAGSYVTDGKITRNAGVRVIRDGVVQFEGELDTLKRYKDDVKEVAQGYECGITVEKFNDLKEGDIIEAYEMVEVER; this is translated from the coding sequence ATGAGTAAAAAAAGAATTTACGAATATGCCAAAGAATTAAATTTAAAAAGTAAAGATGTTATAGATGAACTTAAGAAAATGAACGTTGAGGTTTCTAACCATATGCAAGCGTTAGAAGACAACCAAATTGTTGCTTTAGACAAAATTTATAAAAAAGACAACAATCAAAAAGATAATGGCCAAGCTCAACAATCTAAAGAACAAGGTCAAAAACAAGACAATAAAAAACAACAAAGTTCTCAAAAACCTGCTCAAGGCAACAAAAAAGACGCTAAAAATAATAAGAAACAAAATAACAAAAAGCAAAATAATAAAAACAACAAGAAACACAACAAACAAAATAATAAAGAGCAACAAGCAACAAAAGAAACACCTTCTAAAATTACGTATCAAGACGGTATAACTGTAGGTGAACTTGCTGACAAATTAAATGTTGAATCTTCTGATGTTATTAAAAAACTTTTCTTATTAGGAATCATGGCGAATATTAACCAATCATTAGATGATGAAACTTTAGAAGTTATCGTAGATGAATATGGCGTAGAACTTGAAAAAGAAGAAGTTGTAGATGAAGAAGATTTAGCTATTTACTTCGAAGATGCAACTGACGATGAAGATGCAATTGAAAGACCTGCCGTTGTTACAATTATGGGACACGTTGACCATGGTAAAACGACATTATTAGACTCTATTCGCCACACTAAAGTAACAGCTGGTGAAGCAGGTGGTATTACGCAACATATTGGTGCTTATCAAATAGAAAATGAAGGAAAAACTATTACTTTCTTAGATACACCAGGACATGCTGCTTTTACTACTATGCGTGCACGTGGTGCTCAAGTTACAGACATAACAATTTTAGTAGTTGCAGCTGATGATGGTGTAATGCCACAAACTATTGAAGCAATCAATCATGCTAAAGAAGCTAATGTTCCTACAATCGTTGCTGTTAATAAAATTGATAAACCAACATCAAACCCTGACCGTGTTATGCAAGAATTAACAGAATACGGTTTAATTCCTGAAGATTGGGGCGGCGATACAATTTTCGTACCACTTTCAGCACTAAGTGGTGATGGTATCGATAATTTATTAGAAATGATTGTACTTGTATCAGAAGTACAAGAATTAAAAGCTAATCCAAATAACCGTGCAGTTGGTACAGTTATTGAAGCTGAATTAGATAAATCGCGTGGCCCATCAGCATCTTTATTAGTACAAAATGGTACGTTAAATGTTGGAGATTCACTTGTAGTAGGTAATACGTATGGTCGTATCCGTGCTATGGTAAATGATCTTGGACAAAGAATTAAAACTGCGGGCCCTTCTACTCCTGTTGAAATTACAGGTATTAACGATGTGCCTCAAGCAGGTGACCGTTTTGTTGTATTCTCTGATGAAAAACAAGCTAGAAGAATTGGTGAAGCACGTCACGAAGAAAATATTTTACAACAACGTCAAGAAAGTAAAAACGTTTCATTAGACAACTTATTTGAACAAATGAAGCAAGGCGAAATGAAAGACTTAAATGTTATTATTAAAGGTGACGTTCAAGGTTCAGTTGAAGCATTAGCCGCATCACTTATGAAAATAGACGTTGAAGGCGTTAATGTTAGAATTATTCACACTGCTGTAGGTGCAATTAATGAATCAGACGTTACTTTGGCTAATGCATCTAATGGTATTATTATCGGCTTTAACGTTAGACCGGATAGTGGAGCTAAACGTGCTGCCGAAGCTGAAAATGTAGATATGCGTTTACACCGTGTAATATACAACGTAATTGAAGAAATTGAATCAGCGATGAAAGGTCTACTTGATCCAGAATTTGAAGAACAAGTTATTGGTCAAGCAGAAGTTCGTCAAACATTCAAAGTTTCTAAAGTTGGTACTATCGCAGGTAGTTATGTAACTGATGGTAAAATTACGCGTAATGCTGGCGTACGTGTAATTAGAGATGGTGTAGTACAATTCGAAGGTGAATTAGATACTTTAAAACGTTACAAAGATGACGTTAAAGAAGTAGCTCAAGGATATGAATGTGGTATTACAGTTGAGAAATTTAATGATCTTAAAGAAGGCGACATCATCGAAGCATACGAAATGGTTGAAGTTGAAAGATAA
- a CDS encoding L7Ae/L30e/S12e/Gadd45 family ribosomal protein — protein sequence MMKEKIVNFLGLAMRAGKVKTGESVIINEIKKHKIQLVIIAEDASENTKKVIKNKCESYHISFRIFGTRSELGQALGKAERVNVGITDQGFAKKLLSMIEEYRKE from the coding sequence ATGATGAAAGAGAAAATCGTAAATTTTTTGGGATTAGCTATGCGAGCGGGAAAAGTTAAGACAGGTGAATCAGTCATTATCAACGAAATAAAAAAACATAAAATCCAACTCGTCATTATAGCTGAGGACGCTTCAGAGAACACGAAAAAAGTAATAAAGAACAAATGTGAAAGTTACCATATATCATTTCGTATATTTGGAACTAGATCAGAACTAGGACAAGCTTTAGGTAAAGCAGAACGTGTTAACGTAGGAATTACTGACCAAGGTTTTGCAAAAAAGTTATTGTCAATGATAGAAGAATATCGTAAGGAGTGA
- the rnpM gene encoding RNase P modulator RnpM — MKKKKIPMRKCILSNEMHPKKDMIRVVINKEGEIFADATGKKQGRGAYVSKDVNEVEKAQQKGVLEKYFKSDAETLDPVYKEIIRLIYREEIPK, encoded by the coding sequence ATGAAAAAGAAAAAAATTCCAATGCGAAAATGTATCCTTTCTAATGAAATGCATCCTAAGAAAGACATGATTAGGGTCGTCATTAATAAAGAAGGGGAAATATTTGCAGATGCGACAGGTAAAAAACAAGGTCGTGGTGCTTATGTTTCTAAAGATGTAAATGAAGTTGAAAAAGCGCAACAAAAAGGCGTGCTTGAAAAATACTTTAAATCAGATGCTGAAACTTTAGATCCAGTTTATAAAGAAATAATACGTCTGATTTATCGTGAAGAGATACCTAAATGA
- the nusA gene encoding transcription termination factor NusA: MSSNELLLATEYLEKEKKIPREVLIDAIEAALITAYKKNYDSARNVRVELNMDEGIFKVIARKNVVEEVFDDRDEIDLSTALVKNPAYEIGDIYEEDVTPSDFGRVGAQAAKQAVMQRLRDAEREILYDEFIDKEEDIVTGLIDRVDHRYVYVNLGRTEAVLSEAERSPNEKYIPNERIKVFVNKVEQTTKGPQIYVSRSHPGLLKRLFEQEVPEIFDGTVIVKSVAREAGDRSKISVHSDNPDIDAVGACVGSKGARVEAVVDELGGEKIDIVQWDEDPKVFVRNALSPSQVLEVIVDEENQSTIVVVPDYQLSLAIGKRGQNARLAAKLTGWKIDIKSESDAREAGVYPSNSLDEVVTESNELDEENEDNNLDA, translated from the coding sequence GTGTCAAGTAATGAACTATTATTAGCTACTGAATATTTAGAAAAAGAAAAGAAAATACCAAGAGAAGTATTAATTGATGCTATCGAAGCAGCGTTGATTACTGCTTACAAGAAAAACTACGATAGTGCGCGCAACGTACGTGTAGAATTAAATATGGATGAAGGCATCTTCAAAGTTATAGCAAGAAAAAATGTTGTAGAAGAAGTGTTCGATGACAGAGATGAAATCGATTTAAGTACAGCATTAGTTAAAAATCCAGCATATGAAATAGGTGACATTTACGAAGAAGATGTGACACCAAGTGACTTTGGACGTGTAGGCGCACAAGCTGCAAAACAAGCGGTTATGCAACGTCTAAGAGATGCTGAAAGAGAAATTTTATACGATGAGTTTATCGATAAAGAAGAAGATATAGTAACAGGATTAATTGACAGAGTTGACCATCGTTATGTTTATGTAAACTTAGGACGCACTGAAGCAGTATTATCTGAAGCAGAAAGAAGTCCAAATGAAAAATACATTCCAAACGAACGTATTAAAGTATTTGTAAACAAAGTAGAGCAAACTACTAAAGGACCTCAAATTTACGTTTCAAGAAGTCATCCAGGCCTATTAAAACGTTTATTCGAACAAGAAGTTCCAGAAATCTTTGATGGTACAGTAATTGTTAAATCAGTTGCACGTGAAGCGGGCGATCGTTCTAAAATTAGTGTACACTCTGATAATCCAGACATCGATGCAGTCGGCGCATGCGTTGGTTCAAAAGGTGCTCGTGTTGAAGCTGTCGTAGATGAACTTGGTGGCGAAAAAATTGATATCGTGCAATGGGATGAAGATCCAAAAGTATTTGTACGTAACGCATTGAGCCCATCTCAAGTGCTTGAAGTTATTGTTGACGAAGAAAATCAATCTACTATAGTAGTAGTACCTGATTATCAATTATCATTAGCTATTGGTAAACGTGGACAAAACGCTCGTTTAGCTGCCAAACTAACGGGTTGGAAAATTGATATCAAATCAGAAAGTGATGCACGTGAAGCTGGCGTATATCCTAGTAATTCATTAGACGAAGTAGTTACAGAATCTAATGAACTTGATGAAGAAAATGAAGACAATAATCTTGATGCTTAA
- the rimP gene encoding ribosome maturation factor RimP: MSKIDQEVEALIKPVLDDLNFELVDVEFTKEGKDHFLRISIDKEGGVDLNDCTLASEKISEVMDKNDPIEQMYYLDVASPGAERPIKKEQDFQNAITKPIFVSLYAPIEGDKEWLGTLQSVNEDTIVMEVKEKAKTKTIEIPRNKIAKARHSVML; encoded by the coding sequence ATGAGTAAAATAGACCAAGAAGTTGAAGCGCTAATTAAACCCGTTTTGGATGACTTGAATTTTGAATTAGTAGATGTCGAATTTACTAAAGAAGGTAAAGATCATTTTTTACGTATTTCTATCGATAAAGAGGGTGGCGTTGACTTAAATGACTGTACATTAGCATCCGAGAAAATAAGTGAAGTAATGGACAAAAACGATCCTATAGAACAAATGTATTATTTAGATGTTGCTTCACCTGGTGCTGAAAGACCGATAAAAAAAGAACAAGATTTCCAAAATGCAATTACAAAACCTATCTTTGTCTCTCTCTATGCGCCAATCGAGGGTGATAAGGAATGGTTAGGCACATTACAATCGGTTAATGAAGATACTATTGTCATGGAAGTTAAAGAAAAAGCTAAAACTAAAACAATTGAAATACCAAGAAATAAAATAGCTAAAGCACGTCATTCTGTAATGCTTTAA